From the Nostoc sp. PCC 7107 genome, the window TTGCCGAATATAAGTACCTTGTTTCTGACGCAATACAAAGTCAATGCCCTTGCTATGTAACCAATTTGCTAGTTTTATACTGTGGAATTCTCTATCTCCCAGTACCAGCATTTGATATCCCTTAAATAACTGCAATAGTGGACGAATTAATTTTTTCTGCTCTCCCAAATTGCTACATCCTTTTTTAGGTAACAATAGCCAGTACACAGGTATTGCTCTTTTTTGTTCTATTAAACTAATTACAAATACATTTTGTGAACGCCATTGTGTTCTATCAATCGCAAATATTAGCCGTTTCTCTCCTCTTTTCAGACTATTTTTCACCCATCGTTTGAGCAGGGGAAACCACAGATATGGAATCGACAACTGAGGTAGTAGTAAAAATCTTTGTATACTCCGCCTCCGACTTTCAAATTTTATCGGTTGTGGAAATACTGTTGCTAGTTTCTCAATTGTCACAGTTTTATGAAATTGCAATAGCATTAGTAAGATTTCTAGCATCTTGTACTGTGCGGGTGTCAGTACATTTTGAAAGCAGTTTTGGTAGAATTTAGGTAACATTATCATTTGATAGGTCTTGTTGAGAATACCTGACCTATCTTTTTTTACCCCAAAACGGTCACGCTCCTCTATTTTCTTGGCTTCAGCCGCTTTGTCACCCCTTCAGCATAGGAACTTCATCAGTTGGGGCAATATTAAAAGCAATCACAATTGCACCTATCACTGTTGCACCTAAATCAGCTAATGTGGCGTGCAAATTATTTTGCTGATGTTTGCTATTACCATTACCTTTATGACTATCTGATGTAGAATTATTTTGATTACCTGCTTGGAGAAACTGGTTAGCTAATGCCACACCCAGAGTAAATGGAACACCTTCATAGACAATTTTTCCTAGGGATTCTTTTAATGATGTTTCTGGGGTGATTTCTTGCAATAACCACAACATAAACGCAGAACAAACAAATCCAATTGCCATTGCTTCTACAGTATCTATTGCGGCTTCATCAAGTCGCCAGGCATTTCTGCGCTTACGAAAACCATCTGTATAATTGAGTAAAAAAACTACAATAAACATGAAGGCGATCGCCATTGCTGTTAATCTTGGTTTTGCGAGTGAGCCAATCCACCATACTTCCATAGTATAGATTAGAGGAATCCCAAATAAAAAACCTCCACAAATACCACGTACAATATCATTTATTTCTTGTTTCCAACTATTTTTATCTTGTTTTTTAGCCACTACTAATATGTACCTGATTATTTGATTTTCAGATTTTTATATGTTGTAATATTTCTCATGAATAGATACTTTTCACATCTATCGTTGGTTATTTTATAAATATATTATTTAACTACTTCTTTTGATAGATAGACAAAAAATTGCTTTTTAGTGGTGTAAATGTAAAATTTATTCCTAAATTTACTTTAGGAATAAAGATCGAATATACAGCCTATTCTTCAGAATTCTAGCTCCTAAATTTTCAATTCTGTAGTAGTTCGCAATCTTCATGATTGAGCAACCAACGCTTACGCTCTAACCCTCCTGCATAACCAGTCAGTGCAGCATTCGCGCCAACAACTCGATGACAAGGAAGTACAAGTGCGATGGGATTAAGTGAATTTGCCATCCCAACAGCGCGATAAGCCTTTGGCTTACCAATTCTTGCGGCTAACTCAGCATAAGCAATGGTTGTACCCCAAGGAATTGTTCGCAATGCAAGCCACACTTGCTGTTGAAACACAGTTCCACCAGTACTGATGGGAATATTATTTAAACTTGTGCGATCGCCATCAAAATAAGCTTGAATTTGATTACTAAAACCTTGGGGATTTTTGAGATACTGAAAATCAAAACTGCCATAACGCTTATTAAGCAACTTCAGCATTCTTGGCTCATAATCAGCAAAGTCCAGAGCGCAAAGTTTTTCCCTATTCGTGACAATTAAAATTGTGCCAATCGCGGAATTGATTTTGTCAATTACTAATTGCATATTTTATTGAGTACTCACATCGCAGAAATAATTGTACCTGACAAAATTTGAACGCCGGAAATCAGCGCTCAAACTTTGTGCTTTGTTGTTAGTCATTTGTCTTGATAAAAAACAAATGACTCATGACCATGTTCAATAGAGAATGTGCAACTTGAACCCACACCAGCTTACTTATCTGCGATTGCGGCATTGTAGGGGGTAACGATTCCCTCGCCATGTTGTCCAACCATCAGCAATCTTGGTACGACTGTTGTATCTCAGATACCAATTATCTTGCTCTGCACCTAAATAACGAATACCTAAATCCTGTTTTCGGCTGTTGGAAAAACGCTTTGCTAAAGGAACCCACGCACTACCGTTGTCACTAAATCGCCCAACCAGACGCACGCCTGAAGTAGTAGAGCAGACATCTCCACTACAACTAGTTTGTGGATCATCTACTACCTTCCATTGCATTCGGGCTGGTCTACCGTCAATATTACAATCCCACAACCCAAAGAACCACTCGCCAGCAATTTGGCTGGCTTTAGCATGACTCGATATCAATACCAAACTTGCGGGAACAATCGCCAAGCCCAAAAGCAACTTTGTGATGTTTTTCATTTTGCTGTACCTGTATTTAAGGCTAGTCTGTACTTTCTATTCACTTATATGTATTGGTATTCCTAATTTATGCAGCTAATTACAAAATCAAAAATAAATATCAATACCTTAGCCAATTGACGAGTATGAAGATTGATGAACTACCTTGCCTCTCCGCTTTAGCAAAGGTATTAGTCTACTGAATTTATTTTATGACTTAAGATAATTTTCAGTTAAACTAACTTGTATTTAAGATTACAACTACTGAAATACTAAATTTGCAGGTAATTAACCTTCCCTGCTAACAAGGAGACATCATGATTTTAAGTCGCAATCAACGTGCTGTAGGCGTATTTACTGATCGTCGAAACGTAGAACAGGCACTTTATGAATTGAGAGATATTGGTTTAGCGATGGATCAAGTCTCTGTAGTTGTAAAGAATGCAGATGAACCTGAAATTAAAGAATATAAGCATGATAAGGCTGACGAAGGTGCAACCGTAGGAGGACTTTCAGGGGGCGCTGTTGGCAGTTTGATAGTTTTTATAATTTAAATAAGGTAGCTATATGAGAATATTAATTTAATGAAGAAGCTGTTGTTTATCTGTAGTCAAAATAAGTTGCGAAGTCCTACTGCTGAGGCGGTGTTTGCTGAATATGAAGGACTAGAAACTGACTCAGCAGGGTTAGATCACCACGCGGAAGTTCCAGTTTCCACAGAAGCTATTGAATGGGCTGATATTATTTTTGTGATGGAACAGTCCCATAAACGCAAATTGACAAAAAATTTTCAACCTTTTCTCAAAGGTAAAAAAGTTATTTGTTTAGATATACTAGATGAATTTGCATATATGGAACCAGCTTTAATTGAGATATTAGAGAAAAAAGTGCTGCCTTTATTAGGGACTTATTAAATAAGAGCAGCTAATATAGCGGTTTAAATTACAGTGCGAGATACAAATCATCTTCGACTATTTATCTGAACACTCTACAATAATCACTATATTCTGCACATTTTCCCGACAAAAAATGTTATTTACCAGAGCAATAGGTGTTAATTTCACTAACTATTGCACTTTCATCACTACTACTCTTTTTTAAAGATGCTAAAGAAGCATTGGCTGCTTTGAGATTTTTTTTATCAAAAGCTGTAGCGGTATCACGAAAACCCTTACTCGTATCCTGATATAACTTAAGAAAGCGTCCCTGAAAGCCTTGCAGTTTTTCATCTTTAACTTCTAATGCTTTCATTTCATTAGCCAAAGTGTCTATTTTACCTGCAACTTCAGTTAAGGCTTTAGAACCTTTTTCTTTTGGCGGATTTTTGCTCAATTCTTGACTTAATGTTACTGCTTGATTAGCAACTTTGATTATTTTATTGCATTGAGCTACTTTGCTTTCGCCGCAACCTGTAAATATAACGGCGATCGCTGCTGTTGTGGAAAGTATAATAGTTCTTCTAACAATACTTTGCATTTTTTGGGTCTCCTACATATATCTTAATCTCAGACAATAGGCAGATAAAGCAAATCAGTCACAGCAAAAATACTTCTGAAAGCTATGGGTTTTAAATAATGATTTAACTTTTGCGTCTAACTTACTTTTCGCCCTGCTAAGTTATACTGCATGTTTCTGAAGATGCGTATTTAAGGTAACAAATTTAACAAAACTTAAAGTTATACTTTTCGTTTAGCAAAATCACAGGCGATCGCTTGACTATCAGAAGCTTTTAATTTGTTCTTTGTCAACACTAATGACAAGCTTCTGATAAGTTATGGTATTTGGATGTATTTTGGCTTAGTTGATCAAACTTGATGTAAATCTTAATTAATTAAGATGATTTGTTATAAAAAGAAATCTTTTTTATAAGAACACAAACAGGTGTATTGAAGAGTATAAATTTTTTGTGTTCTTTTTATAGACTTTTTGTGAAAATTAAATACTTTAATCAGAAGAAAAAACGCTGAATTCTATAATCCAAACATTTGCAAAACTTCGCGCAAAATTCTTGTTTGATATAACCTTTGGGAAAAATGACGCAACGCGACTACCAAAATATAGATTTATAAACTTGTAATTAAAAATTGATATTTCAGAAGGAGTAAATTATATGTGGAAAATCCAAAATATAGCTATTGTCAGTGGTAGCGCTGTGTTGATGACACTGGGAATCCATACCTCTGCAATGGCAGCAATTTTGTATGATGTTACTGACTTGGGTTCGATATTATCCGCTGTGGATATCAACGATCATGGTCAGGTAGTTGGTAGTTACAATAGTCAGGCTGTTGTTTGGAGCCAAAAGGATGGATTAATTCAGTTAGGTAATCTTCCTGGAAGAAATTATAGTTATGCCAGGGCTATTAATAATAATGGTCAAGTAGTAGGTGTCTCTAGGTTTGCGGCTGTGTTATGGGATAGTAATGGGAATATAACTGATATTGGTTCTGAGATAGATGCCTATTATGGTGTTGGCGTTGTAAGTACTCCCTACGATATCAATGATCATGGTCAGGTAATTGTAGAACACGGCATAGGGAATAGTATTTTGTGGAGCCAAGACACAGGTGTAGTAGAAATTGCACCAATACAGCTAGAGCCTTTTGCCTATAGAATAAACAATCATGGTCAGATAGTGGGTGCAGCAGTAGGTGGTGCTTTTTTGTGGACTCAACAAACAGGATTGACTTTGTTTAACCTCCTTCCAGGTGAAGATAGATATTTACCAACAGGTATCAACCATGTTGGACAAGTCATATTTTTCTGGGAAAAAGATGCAACAACCAGAGGGTTTTTATGGAGTCAAGAAAGCGGTAGAGTTGATATTAGCTTTTTAGACGATAGTACTGATATTTACCCTAATGCCATTAATGATTCTGGCCAAGTAGTTGGAGATACTAGTAATGGTGCTTTTTTCTGGAGCGAAAGCACAGGCACCCTTAATTTAGATACTCTAACAGATCCAAGTTTAGGATGGAACTTTAATTCTGCGATCACCATTAATAATAAAGGGCAAATTCTTGCCCAAGGTTACAACGGTCAGAGTTACGGTTCTGTCTTACTAACTCCCAGAAATGCTGAACCTGTACCAGAACCAATCACAATGGGAGGTACGTTGTTAGCAGGAGTTGGTTTAGCTTATTTGCGTCGTCAACGTCGTTTGCGTTCTTCTCAAGTTACAGAATAATAACGCTAAGAATAGGTTTGGGGTATGAGACGAACTTTTTGCTTATACTCGTAAATTTTCTATAGTTTGGAATTACGATTTATGTAAAATGCACAAAGTAAAAGATATGGAGAGATAAGAAATGGCATTAACTGGGGTCAGGATTGTGTTGGTAGAACCAGCTGGCCCAATGAATGTGGGTGCGATCGCTCGTGTGATGAAAAATTTCGGTTTGTATAACCTAATATTAGTTAACCCCCAATGCGACCCGCGATCGCCAGAAGCAATGAAAATGGCTGTCCATGCTAAAGATATTTTAGAATCTGCGGTAGTGGTGGCGACTTTACCAGAGGCGTTGCAAGGATGTATCAGAGCGATCGCGACTACTGCGCGTGTGCGCGACTGGGAAACACCTCTAGAAACCCCTCGCAACGCCTTACCGTGGTTACTAGAAGAACCAGAAAAACCCTCTGCCCTCATTTTTGGCCGAGAAGACCGCGGATTAAGTAATGAAGAATTAAATTATGCCCAGCGATTTATTCGTATTCCCACCAGTGACATATATCCATCTTTAAATTTAGCAACCGCCGTCGGGATTTGTTGTTACGAACTGGGGCAACAATTAGAAATCGCTCAACCTCAGACTACCCAAGAGATAGAATTAGCGCCTTTTGAACTTGTGGAAGCCTACTACCAACAATTAGAATCACTACTGTTAAATATTGGTTATATCTATCCCCATACAGCAGCTAGTCGGATGGAGAAATTTCGGCAGCTATATAATCGCGCTCGACTCACAACTAATGAAGTAGCTATGCTGCGTGGGGTTTTTCGCCAAGTAGAATGGGCGCTAAATAATCGTAATGATGATGAAAACTTATGATGTATCGATTAATATATACGCAATCTCCCCCAAAATAGATAATATGGCTTAAACTAAACACACTACTGAGTAGTAACAGTTGATTTCAGCATCCAGCTGCATGAACAGTCAGTTTTAGGCCGGGAGTCTGCAAGAAAAAATTCGAGTGAGTCACAAGGAGTAGCAGTGACAGAATCAAGTGACAAACTAAGAGCTTTCTCGCGGCGACAACCCGTAAATGGCCGCCAGCGATCGCGTAAAGCTCCAAAAGTGGAACCAAAAAAAGCAAAAGTTCCGCAAACAAAGCAACGTCCTCTGATCAGAGAACCGATGCTTGCGCCTAGTGCAATAGCTATCGGTGGCGTTCCCCGGCCAAGACAAGGACTAGTTATGCCAACGGCTGTTAAACCTATCCCCAGGAAACCAGTTAATGTTCCTCCCTCCCAAACCGGCACTGTCAAGGTAAAAACAGTGCGGGTGCAAAAACCGCCACAGCCCAAAGTAACCAGAAGAGTGTCGAAAAAGACGCGGTTAAAGCCAATGGCCAGAACGATGTTATATATCCTGCGGTTGTTGATCGTAGGAGTTGGCATGGGTGCGATCGTTGGTACAATATTGTCAGTTTTAGACCCAGCTAATCGCATCAATTCAAATTCTTCCGTATCATCTAACGCCAATAATTCTGGTCAAGTTCAGCCACAAAGCACTCCTAATCCCGCAATTCCCACTTCAGGTTTATACCTATCTCAAGAAATTACCCCACTCAAAAATACTGTCCAAAATTTAGCCGCAACCACCCCAGACCTCACCCCTGGGATTTTCTTAGTAGATTTAGATAATGGCGGTTATGTAGATATCAATGCGTCCGTGGGTTTTCCCGCCGCCAGCACGATTAAAGTACCAATTTTGGTAGCGTTTTTCCAAGATGTTGATGCAGGTAAAATCCGTCTGGATGAAATGCTGACCATGCAACAAGATATGGTAGCCGGCGGTTCTGGGAATTTCCAATTCAAACCAGTCGGGACGCAGTACAGTGCCTTGGAAGTTGCCACCAAAATGATTACCATTAGCGACAATACAGCCACAAATATGCTGATTGCTCGGCTGGGAGGCATAGAAGCATTAAATCAGCGTTTTCGCAGTTGGGGATTCACAACAACAATTATTAAAAATAAACTACCAGATTTACAAGGAACAAACATCACCAGTCCCAGAGAATTGGGGAATTTGATGGCGATGGTAAATCAAGGTAACTTTGTGAGTCTGCGATCGCGCGATATCATGCTTGATATTATGCGTCGTACAGAAAGAGATAATCTACTACCCTCTGGTTTAGGTGCAGGTGCAAGAATTTATCACAAAACAGGCGATATTGGCACAATGCTGGCAGATACGGGTTTAGTTGATATTCCCAATGGCAAGCGATACATCATTTCTGTGATGGTTAAACGTCCCAATAATGACCCCCGCGCCGAAAAATTCATCAGTTCAATTTCTCGTACGGCTTACGAAAGCTTGAGTCAAAGTCCTCCACCTAACATCATCAACAACAATATCCCCACAACTAGTTATCCGTCCCCAGTTATTAGTTCTCCAGTACCTAATACGACAACTAGTGTAATGCCGCCAAATATTTATCAACCACCCATAATTAATCCTGCTATACCTAACAACATACCTATAAGTGGTTATCAATCACCCGTTGTTAATCCACAATCACAATATTACCCCCCAAGATAATTTCATTTATCATGACATCTACCACACCTTCAATTCAGTTTTTCGCAGGTATTTTTGAAGAACTCAGTAATGTTAGTTTGCGACGTGGCAAAGTTTCAGGTAAACGCATCGTCGCTATGACTTTCAACCAATTACAGGCTTTAGAAGGATTGAATAGTTTTACAAAACCATCTTTAAATTCCTTGCTGTTGAGTGATGAAGAAGGTGAAATTAGTGTTACTCCTTCTTCAACGCGGTTTATTTTTGGTGGTGATGAAGGTGATGAATTACAACGGGTAGAATGCCAGTTTGAAATCGAACAAGATGATTATTGGGAACGCTTCATGCGCTTTATGCAGCGGTATGCTGAAGCTAATGGGATGGAATATCAAGATTGATTGTCTGCTAATTCACTCCCAAGAAGCTAGGGTGTAGGGATGTTGAGGAATCAAAAGTGTTTCTTTGATAGTTTGCTAGTAAAATAAAACAAAAGTCAAAAGTAAAAATAAAGATTTTAATGATGATGAATAATGGGAAATAACAAGACTATAAGAAGTTCTCTTTCCAATACAGAAAACATTAACAATTCATCACAATTAAAAGGTTAATAAAAATTTATGCGACGCAATCAAATCATTGTAGCAAGTACCATAGGCACCTTAGCGGCCATATCCATAGGGTATTTCGGAGTTCAAATATTTGGACGGGACACAATGTACGGAGTGAGCGCCGGAATGGTTGGACTCGGTGCAGGAGAGTATCTTGGTCAGGTTGTTTCCAAGAAAAAGCAGCGGCGAATGGTACTCATCTAGGTGAATAGGTGGTGAAACTGCGAGTAAGGGTGTCAGGGTTTTAGGGAGTACTCTATTAGGTATACAAAGCCTTGCACCCCTAAACCAAATCGATTACTTTTTCTTATGGTCTTGGCGCTTTTGTTCTAGATAATTCAGTAATTTCAGTACGTAAACTTCAAATTCTGCATTTCTTTGGTTGACAACTTCAATAGGCGGAACAGAAAAAGTATCGGGAAAATTAAAAACTAAATTTCCTAGACGTAATCCTAAAGGTCGTAAATGTCCCCCTTTAAGTTTAGCGCGAAAATCTTCTGGGGGCTTTTTCAAATGATTAAAGAACCACTCCCGTGTAGATTTGCCGATATTGTCTAAAGGAAAATAAACTAAGCCCAGTAAATTAAATAAATTGCTGTTTTCGATTAAAGCTTCGGTTTCTGTGGGGGTTGGTTTGACATTAAAACCAAGTCTGATAATAAAATCTGCTAAAGCTTTAGGTTTAATGGCACTGTCTAGACCAGTATTGACTGGTGCTAATAATAGAGATGCTTGGCTTTTAATAAATAAGCTGTTAATTTTGACATTTGATTCATCAAAATTAATTTGACTTTGATCTACATCTTGATTGACATAATAAGATGTTAATTCTTTAGCTTGTGTACGTTGATTTTCTAAGTCACGACGGAGATTTTCTAAATCATTGACAATACTTTGCACTTTTTTAGCTTGTTTTTCTGGAGATAAATTACCAGAAGTTTGTTTGACTATTTTCCAAATAAACGCTTCTAGTTGGTCTTGTTTTTCAGGTAAAGCGCTGAATGCTTCTAAGAGTGCAATATATTTACAACCAATACTATGACCTATCCACGAAAAGTTAGAATCGTCTAGGTAGGTTTTGTACTCATAACCTGCTAATTCTGCCATTCTAACTAATTCTGGGATGAGTTTATATTGTTCTTTGATGAGAAACCCCGCCTCTGCATAATGGTCAAAAGTAAAGTTAAATGGCAGGAGAATGATTGTATAGCCTTGCTTAAATATACATTCCAGCAGATGGCGATAAAAAAACATCGGGCCGAATGTACCAAAAAAAGCCCCACCAATAAATTGAATTACTCCTTTAGGTTGTGGATGTAGTGCTACCCAGCTAAAAGAAACAGGTTTAAATCTCAACTTTAAATTCGTCATGTTTGTAATTTAATAACAGTACAAATTTAGGGTGTTCTCATGACTGAGAACACACATTAGTAATCATCTGTCCAGATAAAATTAGATAACTTCTCAGAATCTCATTTGATTTAGAAGTTGCAGTATTTATGTTTGTTTGTGGTTTGTCATTAGAGGCTGTTTGAAAAGTCGGAGAGATGGTAAAAAAGCCCTCTCAGTATACGCTGTGAATAGATAGTAGACAGCACTGAGAGAGCAACATGAGTAAAGCATACCCCAGCAATCTGACCCGTGTTCAATATGAATTTCTGAGTGACATGATTCCAGAACCAAAACCTGGGGGTCGCAAGCGTGAAGTTGATATATGGGAAGTCCTTAACGGAATTTTTTATGTGCTGGTAGAAGGAGTTAGATGGCGATGCCTACGGCGGGCTACGCCTACGCTACCAGGTGACTTTCCTGTATGGCAGACGGTATATAGCTATTTTCGTAAATGGCGCAAAGACGGAACGTGGTTGAAAATTCACGATAGCCTGCGGCAGTGGACACGGATTGAAGAGGAACGGCATCGAAGCCCATCGGAAGCGATCATCGATAGTCAAAGCGTCAAGAGTGCAGCGATGGTAAGTCAATCTGTGGGTTTTGATGCAGGTAAGAAAATTAAAGGACGCAAGCGATTTATGACGGTCGATACCTTGGGATTAGTCTTGCGGGTCTTAGTCACGGCTGCCAATGTGGGTGAACGCGAGGGAGGTAAACTAGTTCTCAAACGGGTAAAACAGTCTCAAAAGCAGGTATCTCGTTTGACAACCCTCTGGGTGGATGGCGGCTTTGACGGTGAGCCGTTTATGCAGTGGGTGATGAATTTTTGCCGTTGGATTGTGCAGGTGGTGTTGCGCCCAGAGCAAACCAAGGGCTTTGTCTTGCTCAAAAAACGTTGGGTGGTGGAGCGCACTTTCGGTTGGGTCATGGGGTGTCGGCGATTGGTCAGAGACTATGAGTTATTGCCAGAAACATCAGAGACGTTTATCTACCTTGCTATGATCCGGATCATGGTGAGGCGATTGGCATAAAATTTGACCCCTCAAAACTTTTCAAACACCCTCTTAGATACTTCACGTTAACCGCTTATTACGCTGCTTGTAATTTTTATTTACAATTGCCTGCTTTGTCTTGTAGTGTTGTAATCTGCGATCGCCTCAATATAAAATTAATGATCTTGGCAGGTAATCCTTCTTGTGTGTACCTGATAACAAGGTGTAGAGATATTCTCTACTGAAAGTAACAAAAGAGGGATAAGCTGATTCGGACTCTTGATGATAAATACGCCTGTACTAAAAAATCTGCTAATCTTAGATGTAAGATTAGCAGATTAGATATTTTATCAAATCGGAGCGGCGGGATTCGAACCCACGACCTCCACTACCCCAAAGTGGCGCGCTACCAAGCTGCGCTACGCCCCGGTCAGAATTATCATTTTATCGCAAAGTTTGATGAGAATCAAGGGGTAAGTTTAAAAAACCTTCAACATCCTAGCAGCTTGCAACAAACCAGGTATAGCGGAGGCATTCCATTTACCTTCTGCACAGCGTCCTGTGTTGAGGATGAAGCGCAGACTATATTCATGGGGATAGCCCTCCACTTCCATCCATAATAAATCGCTTTCAGCCTCACAAGCAATCTTTTCTTCATCCATTAATTCGGCTGTGAGTTGTTTCATGGTATCTGCTAACTGTGCTAACAGACGGCAAAATTCATTCAACTCAGCTTCGGTTAACTCAATAGCCCAATCATCAGTACCTATCAACCCTTTATATTCAGCTGCATGAGGGTTCCAACCAATACGCCAACCTACACCGCTTTTAATGAGACGTTCCATCTTTGAATTTTAGATTTTAGATTTTGGATTTTGGATTATAAATTCAAAATCATTTCAGGAGGTCAGCGCCGCCTGTTTGGGGTTTCTGGGGCGTGGTGGAAGTAGTAGGATTAGGCTGGTTGCTAGTATTTTGGAGATTGGGATTAAAGATTTTGACTAAGGTTTGGACTAAAGCATCTCGTTGACGACGAGAGAGGCGGTTAATGGCAGCGCGATCGCTCTCAAGCGGATTTTGCCGTAATGTATCATTACCTGGATAGGTGGTGTCATACATAATTTCGTTCGCCCCCAGGTAATCAGCCAATGTTAGCTTCCAGTCTAAGCGATAAATGGGCGATCGCTCTTTTACATAAACGTGATAACGGATCAAGCGATTAGCTAAAGTGTTAGTTTCAGCAACTTTGCCAGTTTCTTTGTTGACATACTGGTTTTCTTTGGGTAGGTCTGGTAATTGCTGATATACTAACTGCCAAACATCCGAGGGGCTAATTCTTTGAGCTAGGGCAGGCTGAATGCCAAAGAAACTAGTATGGTGTAATTGACTTGTGCCTAAACTCACAACAAGCCCACCTACAAGCAAAGCCACGATTAATGCTGAATTAAACTTCACAACCATCAGCGGGGTAATTGAGCAACGCAGAATTATGATCTTTTTTCATCAACCTAGATTTTGGCATAAAGGTGCAATCATACAAATATT encodes:
- a CDS encoding IS5 family transposase, with amino-acid sequence MSKAYPSNLTRVQYEFLSDMIPEPKPGGRKREVDIWEVLNGIFYVLVEGVRWRCLRRATPTLPGDFPVWQTVYSYFRKWRKDGTWLKIHDSLRQWTRIEEERHRSPSEAIIDSQSVKSAAMVSQSVGFDAGKKIKGRKRFMTVDTLGLVLRVLVTAANVGEREGGKLVLKRVKQSQKQVSRLTTLWVDGGFDGEPFMQWVMNFCRWIVQVVLRPEQTKGFVLLKKRWVVERTFGWVMGCRRLVRDYELLPETSETFIYLAMIRIMVRRLA
- a CDS encoding DUF1818 family protein encodes the protein MERLIKSGVGWRIGWNPHAAEYKGLIGTDDWAIELTEAELNEFCRLLAQLADTMKQLTAELMDEEKIACEAESDLLWMEVEGYPHEYSLRFILNTGRCAEGKWNASAIPGLLQAARMLKVF